The stretch of DNA CGCTGTATCTCGGCGTGACCAACAACCTCGCGCGGCGGGTTCACGAGCATCGCAGCCGGCTGAGCCCCGGCTTCGCCGCGACCTACGGGGTGACCCGGCTCGTCTGGTACGAGCCCTACGACCGCATCGTCGAGACGATCGAGCGGG from Methylobacterium sp. PvR107 encodes:
- a CDS encoding GIY-YIG nuclease family protein; the encoded protein is MSLLASRRHGTLYLGVTNNLARRVHEHRSRLSPGFAATYGVTRLVWYEPYDRIVETIERENALKTWRRDWKIRLIEEMNPAWSDLYETPSGWTG